CGTGACGCTCGCCTCACGAGCATCCGAGACGAGTTGGACGAGATCGAGCGGAAGATCGCAGACCTCGACACGCAAATCAACGGGGCCACGGCGAGACTCAACGAAATCCACGAGATGCAGGAACGGAACGTGACCGCGAACGAAGCCACCGCCAGCGGTTCAGCCGTTCTCGAACAGTCCGTTGGCCCGGAGAACGAACGCCAGACCATCTTGGAAAAGATGGACAGGCTGTGTCCAACTGGTGAACTGGTTCGAGAATGCGAAAAGGTCAAAGAAAAGCTGGTTCAACTGGACAAGGAGATTACGAGCAAGAAGCTCACTGAAGACCAACGGCAAACGGTAGCGATAGTCCAGAGGCGGGATCAGGCTCAGGCCGAATTAGGCCGACAAGTGGAACGACAGGAGAACCCGCTCCAACAAATCCGGGCAAGGTTGAAGCAACTCAACGAGGAAAAGAACACGCTCCTGAAACGCACCGGCATCGTTAGCGAATGGTTGAGAGTGATTCCAAGAGTCACAGACGAGTTGCTGAAGTGGCACAGAGTTGAGCAAGGCGAAGAACCGAATCAAGAACTCACGACACTTCGTTCCGACGAGAAGAATAAAGTCGATGAAAGCGAACGACTGAAGGCTGAACTCGTAGTGTTGCTGACGAAGCAGAATGAGCGAATGCAACAGTTCCAAAGCCGGTTTCACGGCATCGTTCGACAGGCGATCAACTCCACGTTCAAGGGCGTGGTATCCGTCGCAAAAGATGAGCTTGTCTTCCGTATCAGCCGAGAGCGGTCTTTGGCTGGCGAGGCGTATGAGACGTTGGCCGTACTATTGGCCGACCTTGCAATTCTGTTGGAGAGTTCATCGGAATCCGTCTGCCATCCCGGTTTGCTAATTCACGACAGCCCACGGGAAGCCGACCTGAACGTGCGACTTTACGAGAAAATGCTGGATGCAGCTTTCTCACTGATGACAGATGGACAAGGCAAAACGCCTTACCAATACATCGTAACGACCACGACTCAGCCATCCGAATCGCTTCGCTTGGCAAACGTAACGAAGGAGACGTTGAGTAGCGGCCCTGGGTCGCTTTTCGGAATGCAGCTTGAAATTGGTTCGTCTGATGCCAACCAAGGAACACTTCCTTTTGGCGAAGGGAGTGACACATGAATGCCAGCGATATCCTGGCGGCAGTAAACGCCGGGGAAGACAAAGATTGGGAATTTAAGTCGGCCAGGGGCGGCATGCCGGGGAGTCTTTGGGAAACCTACAGTGCGATGGCGAACACCGATGGCGGCGTCATCGTCCTGGGTATCCGGGAGAACGACGGCGACTTCGAGGTTCAAGGACTGGACGATCCCGTCAAGATCGAGAAAGACTTCTGGACCACAATCCACAACCGGGGCAAGGTCAACGCCAACCTACTTGCCAACAGCAATGTGCGAATCGTGCCTGTTGATGGCAAACTGGTCCTTTTCGTAGAAGTCCCTCGCGCCTCAAGACGGCAGCGCCCGATCTTCGTGGGCCAGAATCCACTCGAAGGAACCTATCGGCGATACAGCGACGGCGACTACTTGTGCAGCCGGGATGAAGTGGGTCGGATGCTGGCGGATCAATCCGAGCAATCCGCAGACAGCCGTATCTTGTTGAAGTTCACGCCGCACGATCTTGACGACGAATCTCTGAGGCAGTACCGCAATCGCTTTTCAGCCCGCAACCCGAATCATGCATGGCTGACAGAGGACACGACAGGCTTCCTTCGTAAACTCGGCGGTTGGAATGTCAACCGGGAGACAGGCGAAGAGGGATTGACTGTGGCCGGACTCTTGATGTTCGGCAACGAGGATGCATTAAACGATCCATCGATTGGACTAAAATTCCATCTTGATTATCGAGAGCGAGTCAGCAACTCGATAGCGGATCGCTGGGTGGATCGGCTAACCATTGACGGAACTTGGATGCCGAACCTGTTCCAGTTCTTCCAGCGGGTTTACCCGAAGTTGATAATCGGGCTGAAGCTGCCCTTCGCTTATCAAACACTCAACTCGCCATCCCTCTTCACTGATCCGCTGCGTAGTGGCATGTCTCCTACCCATGAGGCGATTCAGGAAGCACTTGTCAACGCACTCATCCACGCCGATTACCGAGGTCTAGGCGGGGTAGTTATCGACCGCTATCCCGACAGGCTGGAGCTATCGAATCCTGGCACTCTTTTGGTGTCGTTAGAGCAGTTGCGGCACTCGGTAACCGAGTGTCGGAATCCTTTGCTTCAACGGATGTTTCAAATGATGGGGGCGTGCGATAAGGCGGGGTCTGGCATCGATAAAATCCGCCAGGGTTGGGCCTCGCAAAAGTGGCGATGGCCTATTATTGAAGAGCAACTTAAACCCGATCGGGTGAGGCTGACTCTGCCGATGGTTAGTCTGTTACCGGAAGACTCTTTGGCCCGGTTACGCCTAGTTCTGGGTGATAACATGGGTGGACTGGACGGACATGAGGTCCAGGCATTGGTGACCGCGGACGTGGAAGGTAGTGTCTCCAACCATCGTTTACAGCAGTTCTCCAGCGAACACACAACCGACATCACTCGAATGCTGCAAGACTTGGTGGCTAAAGGATTTCTGATCAAAGATAATTACGGTCGTTGGGCTTCATACCGGCTGGCGGAGCAGTTTATGAACTCCAGACATGGGGAGTCTACTCCAGATACGGACTCCGGACATGGCGAAGCAACTCCGGATACGAACTCCGGACATGGGGAGATTACCGAGAATCAACAACAGTTATTGAAGATCGCCGAACCCGCCCGAAAAAAGCGACAACTGAACCCTGAAATCATGCGAGCGATTATTAGAGAATTGTGCGATGGACGTTATCTGACAGTCAAACAACTTGCAGAATTATTGAGTCGAGAGTCGAATGGCCTCCAGAGATGGACACTACGTCCAATGGCTCAAGATGGGCAGCTAGTGATGCAGTATCCAGATAACCCCAACCATCCGAAACAATCGTATCGAACCAATCCAGCGTGGAGTGCGGAATGAGTACAGCGCCACTGAAACCCACCGTCTCGCCCCTCCAACTTCGGGATGAACTCGAAACGATGGTCCTAAAGGAACTGCTTGGCCCCGGTAGCTTTGACGAGGAACTTATCGAGTCTCCCGGAACTCGGTATTTCGTGGGCGTCCTGGCTCCCCGTAAGCGTGCCAAGGCAGAGGAGGTACTCGCCAAGGCGGCCGCTGCTCCTGCCGGAGACGATGAAGAAGGAGACACGGACCTTGAGATGCTCGATGGTGATGAACTCGCTCTCGGCGGCAAAGATTCTTCGCAAGACGGCACGACGGATCTGGCTCCGGCTCAGGACAAAGCTCTGATCCCGTCGTCGTTCGGCATGACCTTTTCTCTAAACATTGAGGCCAAAGAACTGGAACTGACGGCGACCTGGGGCCAGTACGTCAAACAGTTCAGCGAATATCTCGTTAGCGAGAAGACCGGCAATCCTCGGAAAGTGTGGAAGCGATTTCCTCGTGGGGGCAGGCACTGCCTGAAACTGAAGGAAGGGCCCATCTCACCAATCCCGCTCGATAAAAATTGTCCCGAGGTAGTTGTCCAGGGCCTTATCCGCAAACGCAAAGATCACTGGTGTGTCACGGTATTCCTGGTCAATGAGCAGCAGGAGCCTGAGAAGCTGAAGGACACTGCCTGGATATTTCAACCGGAACTGATGGCTGAGGGAATAGATGGCGCGGCAGTCATCCACAAACGGCACACTATCCTGGAACTCACTGGCACGGACCCGAGAGTGAAGGCCGAGAACGATCAGCTGGCGATGCTCTATCGTCGGCACATCGAGTTCGCCGTGGGGCATGGCATTGGCGTACATGTCGATATCTCACCTGATCCGAATTACGCTTTCAGTGTCCGCACTAAGGTGATACCAAGTTACGAGATCCCCAAGACGACCCCACCCCGACCCGAAGACGCCGAGATCAACCCGTCCTTCGCCAAGTTGCAGGGCATGGTCCTTGATATGAAGGTGTTGGCCGAGGCCAGCCCGAAGCAATATGGGTCGAAGCTGAAACCGCTGGTCGAAGCCTATCAAGATTGGATCGACCGAGAAGAAAAACGGATTAATGATCCCATCGAAGGACTGGCGAGCTTCAAGAATCCCGCCCAGCAAGCCATTGCCAAATGCCGCACGACGCTCAAGCGAATCGAAGAAGGGCTGGACTTGCTCGACAAGGACGAGAAAGCTGCTCAGGCGTTCTCCTTCATGAACCGAGCCATGTGGCTCCAGCGAACCCACTCCCTCTTTGCAGAGCGTGTACGCCGCGGCGACGATAAGCCCGACATGGGGGCCATCGACATTTCCGAGAACCGCAGTTGGTATCCGTTCCAGCTTGCGTTTGTACTGCTAAATTTACCGGGGATCACAAAGTTCGATCACCCCGACCGCAGCGAATCCCCAGAAGCTGTGGCGGATCTGCTCTGGTTTCCAACCGGTGGCGGTAAAACTGAAGCTTACCTGGGCCTGACCGCCTACACGCTGGGACTGCGACGGCTGCAAGGGATAGTCGAAGGTCGTTCCGGAGAAAACGGCATCACGGTGTTGATGCGGTACACTTTAAGACTTCTAACTCTCCAGCAATTTCAACGAGCCACTACTTTAATCTGTGCGTGTGAGGATATTCGACGCGAAGCTGCTAGTAATGGTGATCACCGCTGGGGAGAGACTCCATTCCGAATCGGTTTATGGGTCGGAGGTGGAACCACACCTAACTGGACCAATGACAGCGATGAAGCTATTAAACTCGCTCGCAGTCCAAGACGTTCCAGCTCTATCGGGGGTACGGGATCTCCGAATCAACTGACCAATTGCCCCTGGTGCGGTACGAAGATTGATCCCGGTAAACACATCATCGTGGAGAAGTACTCCACCGGTACTTGCCGCACGTTGATTTATTGTGGAGCGTCGGAAGATAAATGCATTTTCAATAGGAAGTTAGCCGCAGGTGAAGGCCTGCCAGTAATAGTCGTGGACGAGGAAATCTATCGTCGCCTGCCATCGCTATTGATTACTACCGTGGACAAGTTCGCACAGATGCCGTGGAACGGCTCTGTCCAGATGCTCTTCGGTCAAGTGGACGGATATTGTGAACGACACGGCTTCCGGTCGCCGGGATTGGCTGATTGGTCTGAAGAATTGGAAGTTAACGCAGTCCACCGGGGAAAGGGACAAGAGAAGTCAGCCAAGGTTCTACCTCATACTCGCTTGCGACCACCAGACCTAATCATCCAGGACGAGTTACATCTCATTAGTGGTCCTCTCGGTACTTTAGTCGGGCTCTATGAGACGGCCATCGATCGACTCTGCACTTGGGAAGTGAAGGGTAAGAAAATCCGTCCAAAGGTTGTGGCATCGACGGCAACGATCCGTAATGCGAAGGACCAATTGCACGCTCTGTTTCTTCGCCGGCTGGAGACATTCCCACCGAACGGATTAGACATCAGAGACAATTTCTTCTCCCTACAGCGGCCCTCAAACGAGAAGACACCCGGGCGCAAGTATATAGGCGTGTGTGCCCCTGGACGCCGTTTGAAGGCAGCACTCATTCGGGTATATGTTGCGTTCCTATCTGCAGGTCAGGTGTTGTTCGAAAAGTATGGCCTGGATGCCGACCCCTGGATGACTCTCGTGGGATACTTTAACAGCCTACGAGAACTCGGTGGCATGAAGCGCCTAGTCGATGACGACGTCCGCACTCGACTTCGGAGAATGGCGGATCGCGGATTAGCGAAGCGAATTCTTCATACTCCTGATGCCGTAAAAGAACTTACTTCCCGATTGGGTTCCGGAGCGATCCCCGAAATTCTCGATCTTCTGGAGAGTCGCTTCGACCCGGCACAATTCGATCAGTTTAAGCAAGGCAAGGCAGGAGGCGAATTCGTCTCCCGTCCAATTGACGTATTGATGGCAACGAACATGATCTCGGTTGGGGTGGACGTGCCTAGGCTGGGATTGATGGTTACTGCCGGTCAGCCGAAAACAACAGCAGAATATATTCAGGCTACCAGCCGTGTTGGGCGTAAGCATCCTGGTCTAGTCTGCACAGTCTACAACTGGGCAAGACCAAGGGACTTATCCCACTACGAAACATTCGAACATTATCACTCCACTTTTTACAAACATGTAGAAGCCCTATCAGTTACTCCATTCTCGGCTGGAGCAACTTCTCGCGGACTGGCCGCGTTGCTGATTTCATTAGTCCGTCAGCCAGGCTTCGAGTTTAACTCAAACGACAAGGCCATGCAGATGGCAACCCAAAGAAACCATCAATATGTCACGGACGCGATAGAAGCGATCACCAGTCGAGCTGAATTGATTGCCGGTGTCCCAGCCGCTGATGAAGTCCGGCAGCAACTCAAACGAAAGATGGACCTTTGGCAGAAACGTGCACAACGTACGGCCCAAGGCAATCAGCTGGGATATGAGACGAAAAAAGATGGTGTGACGATTGGCTTGCTGCGTAAGCCCAGTATTGAACCATGGGACGAATTTACTTGCTTAAACTCCCTCCGGGATGTTGAACCGACTGCCAATTTGATTCTTGATGATTTTGGCATGGATGACGAGCCCGATGACGGAGAAACGCCATGAACAATAATGATTCTAAACGCTGCAAAGTAGGCGAACTTCGTCCTAGTCAAGCACTTACTACCTTCGGTATCGGCTCGATTATTGACCTGCCAAATTTGTCTGTAATGGTAATGGGTCTGGAAGATTGGTCGTATAAGGACACCGTGGAGATTGGCGAACAACGGCTTCTGGCTTCGGTAAAAGAAATGCTGGGGCATCAAGTCAAGTCCCTTAGGTCGGCTCCGGTCGTCCCTGATACCTATCAAGTGAATCAGTTTGATTCCGCGACGCTCGTGGGTATTCCCGTTGCTCCTTTTCCTCGTTGGATGGTATGCCCATATTGCAGACGACTTGCTCCTCTGGGGAGTGGTCTGTTCAAGTTAGAGACACCCTACCGTACCGATCAGATTCGCTACATACATGCGAACTGTACAAAGCCCGGCAAGTCGCCTACTATCGTGCCCGCCCGCTTTATCGTGGCTTGTAAGAATGGTCATTTCGATGATTTTCCCTGGCGGGATTTCGTCCATCGTGGACCCAACAATTGTAAGGGTGGTCTGAAGCTCCTCGAAAACTCAGCCACTGGAGAAGCCGCAAGTATCTTCGTACAGTGCGAAGGTGCAAATTGCGGAGCTACTCGCCCGATGTCCGATGCTTTTAAAATGGATCTGATGGCGATGCCAGTCTGCAAGGCACGTCGTCCTCATCTCAGAGATCACGATGATGCCGGATGTAAGACACCCAATGGTCAAGACATGCGAATGGAGCCAATGCTCCAAGGTGCATCGAACTCCTGGTTCGGGCTCACACTTTCGGCGTTGGCGATTCCCCAAGCGTCCGGAAAACTGAAACAACTCGTTGAAGATAACTGGACGACTTTGGGGAAAGTACAGAGTGAACAAAACATTGAACTCTTGATGTCTATCTCGCAGTTACGTGACCTTTCCGAGTATACTGCCGCTGAAATCTGGCAGGCAGTCCAAGCCAAAAAAACCGAAGTTCCGGAAGAAGATGTTGAACCGACCGATATCAAGACGCCCGAATGGGAAGTCTTTATCAACCCCGACTCCTCGGAAAAAGGTCGGGACTTTCAGATTCGGATCGCCGCTCCTCCAAAAAGATACGCCAAGTACTTTGAGAAAATCGTCTTGGCCGAGCGATTGCGAGAAGTGAGAGCATTAGTCGGGTTTACTCGAATCGAATCGCCCAGCGATTATGACAACCCTACAGCTTTTCCTGAGAATCAACGGGTTCCGCTTTCTCGCACGCAACCAACCTGGGTACCTGCATCAGAGATTCGGGGCGAAGGTCTGTTTTTTCAATTCAAGGAAGACGTAATCCAAAAGTGGGTCAAGAAAGCTAAGAGCTTGGACGCCGTATTTATGGAAGCTCACCAACGGTGGCGTAGCGCACGTAAGTTGGAACCGCCACAAGAATTTTACCCCGGGATTCGCTACGTTTTGCTGCACTCATTTGCACACGCATTAATTCGTCAATTGGCAGTTGAATGCGGTTATACAACGGCTTCCCTTAGAGAGCGGATTTATTCAACGAATTCCAAAAAGCCCGAAGTTGAGATGGCAGGAGTTTTGATTTACACAGCTGCACCGGACAGTGAAGGCACACTTGGTGGTCTGGTGTCTCTCGGCAAACCGGAAACGTTAGAACGGCATCTAGATCAGGCTCTGGACAATATGCGGCTGTGTGCCAGCGATCCGCTCTGTGCCGAGCATCATCCGTATCGGGATGGCAACACGCTGCATGCCGCCTCGTGCCATGCCTGCTTATTCGCTCCAGAAACGTCCTGCGAGCGCGGCAACAAATATCTGGACCGAGCAGTACTTGTTTCCACTGTCGAACGCAGCGACTTGGCATTCTTCGAGTAATCCCATGTACCACGAACATCTCCAAATTGGAGCAGCGGCAGCTCAATTGGCTGATCATCTACCCCATTCCGTGATGATCGTGGTGGCAAGTGCTGTGTCGCTGCATAGGGGAATGGATCGGTCAGCGGCAAGGCAGGCAATCCTTCAAAGCCTGCCGACCCCGGACTTCCGTGATGCGACCGCTGACTTTCTCGACCATTGGCATAATCATGCCGCCAACGTCGGAGCCGAGGCAGTCGCCGTGGCGCTCGTGACAGCAGCCAAGAGTGAATACGATCACAGGCGCGAAGAGACGGTCGAACTCGTATGGACCGGCCCGGAACCCGCCGAGACTCGGTTCCGTCATACCGAGCAAGCCATCCTTGAGGTCATAAATACGGCGGAAACGCGACTGACGGTCGTCAGCTATGCGGTCTACCGGATTCCCCGCATCCGTGAGGCCCTGGTCGCCGCAGCCAACAGAGGTGTCAGTATCCGGCTGATCGTGGAGACTCCTAACAGGATCGATGGGCAGAGCGAATATGATTGCCTCATGGCTCTGGGCAACAACGTGGCTTCGGCCTGCTCGGTCTACTACTGGCCCCAGGAGAACCGGGCCAAGGACGACAACGGCAAGATCGGCATTCTTCATGTCAAATGTGCCGTAGCCGATGGACACCGAATGTTTCTGTCAAGCGCCAACTTCACCGAGTATGCCTTCACCAT
The genomic region above belongs to Telmatocola sphagniphila and contains:
- a CDS encoding ATP-binding protein, encoding MNASDILAAVNAGEDKDWEFKSARGGMPGSLWETYSAMANTDGGVIVLGIRENDGDFEVQGLDDPVKIEKDFWTTIHNRGKVNANLLANSNVRIVPVDGKLVLFVEVPRASRRQRPIFVGQNPLEGTYRRYSDGDYLCSRDEVGRMLADQSEQSADSRILLKFTPHDLDDESLRQYRNRFSARNPNHAWLTEDTTGFLRKLGGWNVNRETGEEGLTVAGLLMFGNEDALNDPSIGLKFHLDYRERVSNSIADRWVDRLTIDGTWMPNLFQFFQRVYPKLIIGLKLPFAYQTLNSPSLFTDPLRSGMSPTHEAIQEALVNALIHADYRGLGGVVIDRYPDRLELSNPGTLLVSLEQLRHSVTECRNPLLQRMFQMMGACDKAGSGIDKIRQGWASQKWRWPIIEEQLKPDRVRLTLPMVSLLPEDSLARLRLVLGDNMGGLDGHEVQALVTADVEGSVSNHRLQQFSSEHTTDITRMLQDLVAKGFLIKDNYGRWASYRLAEQFMNSRHGESTPDTDSGHGEATPDTNSGHGEITENQQQLLKIAEPARKKRQLNPEIMRAIIRELCDGRYLTVKQLAELLSRESNGLQRWTLRPMAQDGQLVMQYPDNPNHPKQSYRTNPAWSAE
- the drmC gene encoding DISARM system phospholipase D-like protein DrmC — encoded protein: MYHEHLQIGAAAAQLADHLPHSVMIVVASAVSLHRGMDRSAARQAILQSLPTPDFRDATADFLDHWHNHAANVGAEAVAVALVTAAKSEYDHRREETVELVWTGPEPAETRFRHTEQAILEVINTAETRLTVVSYAVYRIPRIREALVAAANRGVSIRLIVETPNRIDGQSEYDCLMALGNNVASACSVYYWPQENRAKDDNGKIGILHVKCAVADGHRMFLSSANFTEYAFTINMELGLLVTGGKLPGEVERHFERLIADGTLVKV
- the drmB gene encoding DUF1998 domain-containing protein → MNNNDSKRCKVGELRPSQALTTFGIGSIIDLPNLSVMVMGLEDWSYKDTVEIGEQRLLASVKEMLGHQVKSLRSAPVVPDTYQVNQFDSATLVGIPVAPFPRWMVCPYCRRLAPLGSGLFKLETPYRTDQIRYIHANCTKPGKSPTIVPARFIVACKNGHFDDFPWRDFVHRGPNNCKGGLKLLENSATGEAASIFVQCEGANCGATRPMSDAFKMDLMAMPVCKARRPHLRDHDDAGCKTPNGQDMRMEPMLQGASNSWFGLTLSALAIPQASGKLKQLVEDNWTTLGKVQSEQNIELLMSISQLRDLSEYTAAEIWQAVQAKKTEVPEEDVEPTDIKTPEWEVFINPDSSEKGRDFQIRIAAPPKRYAKYFEKIVLAERLREVRALVGFTRIESPSDYDNPTAFPENQRVPLSRTQPTWVPASEIRGEGLFFQFKEDVIQKWVKKAKSLDAVFMEAHQRWRSARKLEPPQEFYPGIRYVLLHSFAHALIRQLAVECGYTTASLRERIYSTNSKKPEVEMAGVLIYTAAPDSEGTLGGLVSLGKPETLERHLDQALDNMRLCASDPLCAEHHPYRDGNTLHAASCHACLFAPETSCERGNKYLDRAVLVSTVERSDLAFFE
- the drmA gene encoding DISARM system helicase DrmA → MSTAPLKPTVSPLQLRDELETMVLKELLGPGSFDEELIESPGTRYFVGVLAPRKRAKAEEVLAKAAAAPAGDDEEGDTDLEMLDGDELALGGKDSSQDGTTDLAPAQDKALIPSSFGMTFSLNIEAKELELTATWGQYVKQFSEYLVSEKTGNPRKVWKRFPRGGRHCLKLKEGPISPIPLDKNCPEVVVQGLIRKRKDHWCVTVFLVNEQQEPEKLKDTAWIFQPELMAEGIDGAAVIHKRHTILELTGTDPRVKAENDQLAMLYRRHIEFAVGHGIGVHVDISPDPNYAFSVRTKVIPSYEIPKTTPPRPEDAEINPSFAKLQGMVLDMKVLAEASPKQYGSKLKPLVEAYQDWIDREEKRINDPIEGLASFKNPAQQAIAKCRTTLKRIEEGLDLLDKDEKAAQAFSFMNRAMWLQRTHSLFAERVRRGDDKPDMGAIDISENRSWYPFQLAFVLLNLPGITKFDHPDRSESPEAVADLLWFPTGGGKTEAYLGLTAYTLGLRRLQGIVEGRSGENGITVLMRYTLRLLTLQQFQRATTLICACEDIRREAASNGDHRWGETPFRIGLWVGGGTTPNWTNDSDEAIKLARSPRRSSSIGGTGSPNQLTNCPWCGTKIDPGKHIIVEKYSTGTCRTLIYCGASEDKCIFNRKLAAGEGLPVIVVDEEIYRRLPSLLITTVDKFAQMPWNGSVQMLFGQVDGYCERHGFRSPGLADWSEELEVNAVHRGKGQEKSAKVLPHTRLRPPDLIIQDELHLISGPLGTLVGLYETAIDRLCTWEVKGKKIRPKVVASTATIRNAKDQLHALFLRRLETFPPNGLDIRDNFFSLQRPSNEKTPGRKYIGVCAPGRRLKAALIRVYVAFLSAGQVLFEKYGLDADPWMTLVGYFNSLRELGGMKRLVDDDVRTRLRRMADRGLAKRILHTPDAVKELTSRLGSGAIPEILDLLESRFDPAQFDQFKQGKAGGEFVSRPIDVLMATNMISVGVDVPRLGLMVTAGQPKTTAEYIQATSRVGRKHPGLVCTVYNWARPRDLSHYETFEHYHSTFYKHVEALSVTPFSAGATSRGLAALLISLVRQPGFEFNSNDKAMQMATQRNHQYVTDAIEAITSRAELIAGVPAADEVRQQLKRKMDLWQKRAQRTAQGNQLGYETKKDGVTIGLLRKPSIEPWDEFTCLNSLRDVEPTANLILDDFGMDDEPDDGETP